A region of Candidatus Megaera polyxenophila DNA encodes the following proteins:
- a CDS encoding diguanylate cyclase, producing MQVFCNFLLALSIFCTAQNSYALDSTVKENDLLTLKADLIKYDDNSDTLAANGNVFVVMGSYILRADSLYYDIKKDVLFAEGNIRIKDEQGRIATGQRAVLKDKLKKALIDEFLLKLPDDSLIMAAYGSRNDTNKFGLYKAIFSPCKIYCANKPIWQMRAKDTDIDYEKQRITYKNMFFEVFGLPVAYFPYFFHPTPTADAKSGLLVPEITRSKFVLPIYFRAKPNLDFTLSPHMSKSHTIFHGELRHLIKYGSYEVKSSYSHHPYYKGEKHSKPHRYTIFAKGNFYKDKINYGFDLNRASDKAYLVNDFENYSSYLESKIYANKVDKTDYFSLEGYSFQGFRADDKKNKAPIVFPRVKVQKVIAIDDAETTLFQLKNNSIAYNEDYERQLARNALELTLSKKIMTPTGHLFNLALANRSDLYWYSSTNSSSNTEKEKIWARNIPEFHAKWRYPLVRDIFGTTTAKIEPIVAAFIGKNYHKDFEKFALIDVSKYELSEYNLFSSNKFSGIDYHDYGKRFSYGINGSLLFEQYYLDLFLGQLIYQNNINTKGNKDYVGNSSIDIANNLKLYYRFRKDKKLNPIRDEVGITTTSKKLTTSLSFSKLNNISKYYSDDGLIFPENKVSQISLSVGYQIFESLRVDTGAQLDITKKTRLLNRSIHVTYVMDCVSITGRFYDNFTHDKSRGVKKNSSKTFAIGLKVLNM from the coding sequence ATGCAGGTTTTTTGCAATTTTTTATTAGCTCTAAGCATTTTTTGTACCGCACAAAATAGTTATGCGCTAGATTCCACAGTAAAAGAAAACGATTTATTAACATTAAAAGCCGATCTTATAAAATATGACGATAATTCTGACACGTTAGCAGCAAACGGCAACGTTTTTGTTGTTATGGGGTCATATATACTAAGAGCCGATAGTCTATATTATGATATTAAGAAAGATGTACTATTTGCCGAAGGCAATATCAGAATTAAAGATGAGCAAGGAAGAATTGCAACCGGGCAAAGAGCAGTTTTAAAAGACAAACTCAAAAAGGCTCTTATCGATGAATTCCTGTTGAAACTGCCAGATGATTCCCTGATTATGGCCGCATATGGTAGTAGAAATGATACAAATAAATTTGGCTTATATAAAGCAATTTTTAGTCCCTGTAAAATTTATTGCGCAAATAAACCTATTTGGCAAATGAGAGCAAAAGATACGGATATAGATTATGAAAAACAAAGAATAACATATAAAAATATGTTTTTTGAGGTTTTTGGCCTTCCGGTAGCCTATTTTCCCTATTTTTTTCATCCAACACCGACGGCTGATGCTAAATCAGGACTCCTAGTGCCTGAAATCACACGAAGTAAATTTGTTTTACCAATATATTTTAGGGCCAAACCAAATCTGGACTTTACCTTAAGCCCCCACATGTCAAAAAGCCATACGATTTTTCACGGAGAACTTAGGCATCTTATTAAATATGGGAGTTATGAAGTAAAAAGTAGTTATAGCCATCATCCATACTATAAAGGAGAAAAACATTCAAAACCTCACAGATATACCATATTTGCCAAAGGTAATTTTTACAAAGATAAAATTAATTATGGTTTTGACTTAAATAGAGCTTCTGATAAAGCTTATCTTGTAAATGATTTTGAAAATTATTCAAGCTACCTGGAATCAAAAATTTATGCAAATAAGGTAGATAAAACTGATTATTTCTCTCTTGAAGGATACTCATTTCAAGGTTTTAGAGCAGATGATAAAAAGAATAAAGCTCCAATTGTTTTTCCGAGGGTTAAAGTACAAAAAGTAATAGCTATAGATGATGCTGAAACCACCCTTTTTCAACTCAAAAACAACTCTATAGCTTATAACGAAGATTATGAAAGGCAATTGGCAAGAAACGCTTTGGAATTAACATTAAGTAAAAAAATAATGACTCCAACTGGGCATTTATTCAACCTTGCCTTAGCAAATAGAAGCGATTTATATTGGTATAGTTCTACTAACTCTTCATCCAATACAGAAAAAGAAAAGATATGGGCCAGAAATATTCCTGAATTTCATGCGAAATGGCGTTATCCACTAGTACGCGATATCTTTGGAACTACAACAGCCAAAATAGAGCCGATTGTAGCTGCTTTTATCGGCAAAAATTACCATAAGGATTTTGAGAAATTTGCTCTTATTGATGTAAGCAAATATGAATTATCAGAATATAACCTATTTAGTTCTAATAAATTTAGCGGTATAGACTACCACGATTATGGTAAAAGGTTTAGTTACGGAATCAATGGCTCTTTACTTTTCGAACAATATTATTTGGATCTCTTCTTAGGGCAGCTAATTTATCAGAATAATATTAATACAAAAGGTAATAAAGATTACGTGGGAAACTCATCAATCGATATAGCTAATAATCTGAAGTTGTATTATAGATTTAGAAAAGATAAAAAATTAAATCCAATAAGAGATGAAGTAGGTATTACAACTACTTCAAAAAAGTTAACTACGAGCTTATCCTTTTCCAAATTGAATAATATTTCAAAATATTACTCAGATGATGGTTTAATATTTCCTGAAAATAAAGTTAGCCAAATTAGCTTGAGTGTAGGTTACCAAATATTTGAATCATTAAGAGTTGATACTGGTGCGCAACTTGATATAACAAAAAAAACCAGGCTGTTAAATAGGAGTATACACGTGACATATGTCATGGATTGTGTTAGTATTACGGGACGCTTTTATGATAATTTTACCCATGACAAAAGTAGAGGAGTCAAAAAAAATAGTAGCAAAACTTTTGCTATAGGATTAAAAGTCTTAAACATGTGA
- a CDS encoding exodeoxyribonuclease VII large subunit, whose product MLVINIMLNRNDFNIDRPAGKNEFSVTEISNKIKWLLENNFSVIRIRGEISGLKVAASGHGYFNLKDTNAVIAATCWKHCLSRVNFSLAEGLEVIVTGKITAYAGQSKYQISVEMIEPAGVGAFIKILNERREKLEKEGLFKLEYKKKIPYLPKKIGIITSLTGAVIKDIIHRITDRFPVNLCIWPVTVQGETAASEITIAINGFNLLDEGLKPDVIIVARGGGSIEDLWPFNEEEVVRAAFDSAIPIISAVGHETDYTLIDLVADLRAPTPTAAAEFAVPVGENLKYTLNSLYNNIERRISILLKHKAHILSNYNRLLQYPINYLNYNIQKLDDLGFRLTGSLPSLLKQKNLALQYFPYSRFKPTKILHYKYLQLNSFKNSLLIRKATLLNQFEHKLSINSSILASLDYNKVLARGYAMLKDPNDNYISTVSKVQSSKYITAHLKDGQIKLSSFNNFKDA is encoded by the coding sequence ATGCTAGTAATAAATATTATGCTTAATCGTAATGATTTTAATATTGATCGCCCTGCCGGCAAAAATGAATTTTCAGTAACTGAAATATCAAATAAAATTAAATGGTTACTTGAGAATAATTTTTCTGTTATCAGGATCAGAGGAGAAATTTCCGGTCTTAAAGTTGCTGCCTCAGGCCATGGATACTTTAATTTAAAGGATACAAATGCCGTCATAGCTGCAACTTGCTGGAAGCATTGTCTTTCTAGAGTTAATTTTTCCCTTGCGGAAGGACTAGAAGTTATTGTTACTGGAAAAATTACTGCTTATGCCGGCCAATCAAAATATCAAATTTCAGTAGAAATGATTGAGCCAGCAGGGGTTGGTGCTTTTATAAAGATTTTGAACGAGAGAAGAGAAAAATTAGAAAAAGAAGGGTTATTTAAATTAGAGTATAAAAAAAAGATCCCTTATTTACCAAAAAAAATAGGAATTATAACATCATTAACCGGCGCAGTTATAAAAGATATTATTCATAGAATTACTGACAGATTTCCGGTCAATTTATGTATTTGGCCAGTGACGGTTCAAGGAGAAACAGCTGCTAGCGAAATTACTATTGCTATAAATGGCTTTAATTTATTAGATGAGGGGCTAAAACCAGATGTGATAATTGTAGCAAGGGGAGGAGGATCAATAGAAGATTTATGGCCATTTAATGAAGAGGAAGTAGTACGAGCAGCTTTTGATTCAGCTATTCCGATAATATCGGCTGTAGGACATGAAACTGATTATACACTTATTGATCTTGTTGCTGATCTAAGAGCTCCTACTCCTACCGCTGCCGCTGAATTTGCTGTTCCGGTGGGAGAGAATTTAAAGTATACATTAAATTCTCTATACAATAATATAGAAAGGCGAATTTCTATATTATTAAAACATAAAGCTCACATTTTGAGCAATTATAATCGGTTATTACAATACCCAATAAACTATTTAAATTATAATATACAGAAACTGGATGATTTAGGTTTCAGACTCACTGGCTCCCTACCGAGCTTGCTAAAGCAAAAAAATCTTGCCCTTCAATATTTTCCTTATTCTCGTTTTAAACCAACAAAAATATTACATTATAAGTATCTGCAGTTAAACAGTTTTAAAAATAGCCTGTTAATCAGAAAAGCTACTTTGCTAAATCAATTTGAGCATAAACTATCAATCAACAGCTCTATTCTAGCTAGCCTGGATTATAATAAAGTACTAGCCAGAGGTTATGCTATGTTAAAAGATCCCAATGATAATTATATTTCAACGGTATCAAAAGTTCAGTCTTCTAAATATATAACAGCTCACCTTAAAGACGGTCAAATCAAGCTGTCTAGCTTTAATAACTTTAAAGATGCTTAA
- a CDS encoding group II intron reverse transcriptase/maturase: MKVLKDTGAKGLNYPSYLLINYQKVGGVKLSKTKSFCISKKSVMAAWEKVKDNKGTYGVDLESIADFESNLKDNLYKLWNRMSSGSYFPPAVRGVEIPKRDGSKSHRLLSIPTVSDRVAQAVVKSHLEPIVEPIFHEDSYGYRTGKSALDAVGVARERCWRNDWCIDLDIKSFFDTVDHQLVMKAIRFHTEEKWIHLYVERWLKAPIQKEDGTLIERNAGISQGGVASPLMSNIFMHYAFDEWMKRQFPEIKFERYVDDALVHCSSKKLAEKVLEAIRARLRECGLELHSDKTKIVYCKDVDRKDSHEYENFDFLGYTFRPRLSKNKKGKMFVNFTPAISQKAASRIKKEIRSWKLHLRSDKNIGDLARMFNSIVQGWINYYGRYYKSAMYPYLRNIEQYLTRWVMRKYKRYQGHKRRARKWLGCVRKREPKLFVHWRIGLGSPIG; the protein is encoded by the coding sequence ATGAAGGTGTTGAAAGACACTGGAGCGAAGGGGTTGAATTATCCGTCTTATTTGTTAATCAACTACCAAAAGGTGGGAGGAGTTAAATTGAGTAAGACAAAATCATTTTGTATTTCTAAGAAAAGCGTAATGGCAGCTTGGGAAAAAGTCAAAGACAATAAAGGAACTTATGGAGTAGATTTAGAATCTATAGCAGATTTTGAATCAAATCTAAAAGACAATCTTTACAAGTTATGGAATCGAATGTCATCTGGTAGCTATTTTCCACCAGCTGTAAGAGGTGTGGAAATACCTAAAAGAGATGGTAGCAAAAGTCATCGCTTGTTATCAATTCCAACTGTATCAGATCGAGTGGCGCAAGCTGTGGTTAAAAGCCATTTAGAGCCTATAGTAGAACCGATATTTCATGAAGATTCCTACGGGTATAGAACTGGGAAATCGGCTCTAGATGCAGTTGGAGTAGCAAGAGAGAGATGCTGGAGAAATGATTGGTGTATTGATTTGGATATCAAAAGTTTTTTCGATACTGTAGATCACCAACTCGTAATGAAAGCAATAAGATTCCATACTGAAGAGAAGTGGATTCATCTTTATGTTGAAAGGTGGTTAAAAGCCCCGATTCAAAAAGAAGATGGGACATTGATTGAAAGAAATGCTGGAATTTCGCAAGGCGGAGTAGCTAGTCCTTTGATGTCTAATATATTCATGCATTATGCATTTGACGAATGGATGAAGAGACAATTTCCAGAAATAAAGTTCGAACGTTACGTGGATGATGCGCTGGTGCATTGCAGTTCCAAAAAGTTAGCGGAAAAAGTACTGGAGGCAATTAGAGCCAGATTAAGAGAATGTGGTCTTGAATTGCATTCAGATAAAACGAAAATAGTGTATTGCAAAGATGTCGATCGAAAAGACTCACATGAGTATGAAAACTTTGACTTTCTAGGTTATACATTTCGCCCCAGACTATCAAAGAATAAGAAAGGGAAGATGTTTGTAAACTTTACACCCGCAATCAGTCAGAAAGCTGCAAGTCGTATCAAGAAAGAGATACGGAGCTGGAAGCTACATTTGCGAAGCGATAAGAACATAGGAGACTTAGCGAGAATGTTTAACTCTATAGTACAGGGTTGGATAAATTATTATGGAAGATATTATAAATCAGCCATGTATCCATACCTGAGAAATATAGAGCAATATCTAACTCGATGGGTAATGAGGAAATACAAAAGATATCAAGGTCATAAACGACGAGCGAGGAAATGGTTAGGTTGCGTTAGAAAGCGAGAACCAAAACTATTTGTTCATTGGAGGATAGGTCTTGGATCGCCGATTGGATAA
- a CDS encoding group II intron reverse transcriptase/maturase: MILVDSYQKWEWLFKTAYKRLREELSKIGVTLNTDKTRLVYAEKGNTFSFLGFRFKRIRTRQGKEGVLRLPKIESRTKLLRKLKEVFRQHRSHHVRQVIDEINPILRGWVSYFRIGNSSECFAFIKDWIEKKLRRHLMYAQKRQGFGWKRWSKETLYKTLGLYNGYHLLKVTPVQLGLINLDTKF, from the coding sequence GTGATTTTAGTTGATAGTTATCAAAAATGGGAATGGCTCTTTAAAACTGCTTATAAAAGGCTTCGAGAAGAACTTAGTAAGATTGGAGTTACGCTGAACACTGATAAAACTAGACTTGTGTATGCAGAAAAAGGTAACACTTTCTCTTTCCTTGGTTTCCGCTTCAAACGAATACGGACAAGGCAAGGAAAAGAAGGAGTACTGCGCCTCCCTAAAATAGAAAGTCGTACAAAACTGTTGAGAAAGCTCAAAGAAGTATTCCGACAACATCGATCACATCATGTAAGACAAGTTATCGATGAGATCAACCCAATTCTAAGAGGTTGGGTATCCTATTTTAGGATCGGGAACTCAAGTGAATGCTTTGCATTTATCAAAGACTGGATAGAAAAGAAGCTGAGAAGACATCTTATGTATGCCCAAAAGCGTCAAGGATTTGGATGGAAGAGATGGAGTAAAGAGACACTTTATAAAACCTTAGGGTTATATAATGGATACCACCTCTTGAAAGTAACTCCTGTTCAATTAGGTCTCATAAACTTGGATACGAAATTCTAA
- a CDS encoding MFS transporter gives MCAPDLDPTDLLLYVHMAVLLNELFFPKADPFTASLHSAFAFCSTYVLRPFGALIFGYIGDNIGRKATVIITTTMMSLSCILMASIVD, from the coding sequence GTGTGCGCGCCTGACCTCGACCCTACTGATTTATTGCTGTATGTTCACATGGCAGTTCTCCTTAACGAGCTTTTCTTTCCTAAGGCAGACCCTTTTACTGCAAGCCTACATTCTGCTTTTGCGTTTTGTTCTACCTATGTTTTAAGGCCTTTTGGAGCACTAATTTTTGGTTATATCGGCGATAATATAGGCCGTAAAGCTACTGTTATCATAACCACAACGATGATGTCTTTATCATGTATATTGATGGCAAGTATAGTGGACTGA
- a CDS encoding integrase, with protein sequence MTKKHIKNFSAEYKTKVVLELLESEVTISQLSKKYEITPKTIQNWKKHFLSNASMAFEPAKVVSEYKTEIEELKSQNDELAKALGKATIERDWALGKLNGLDIANKRDLVDSKLKELSMARQCELLKINRSMLYYQPQIMSLYNKKIMDRIDEIYTDNPEYGYRFIYKSLLEEGLNIGRDRTLKYMGIMGIEAIYPKKKKSISMQNKDHKIYPYLLEPYWQIYNGSRSVYVPRSNEVWSGDITYIRTPIGFMYMAAIIDWHSKAILSYKLSNSMDASLVTSILEDALSKYPPPLIFNSDQGSQYTGSEHIKILEKYGIQISMNGKGRSIDNIVMERFFKTLKYNCIFINEFNNISELREGINIYVDKYNNRRFHSSIGYKKPMDVYLNALQNAA encoded by the coding sequence ATGACAAAAAAGCATATTAAAAATTTCAGTGCAGAATATAAAACTAAAGTAGTGTTGGAATTACTAGAATCGGAGGTAACTATATCTCAATTATCAAAGAAATATGAAATTACTCCAAAGACTATTCAAAATTGGAAGAAGCATTTTTTAAGTAATGCATCAATGGCTTTTGAGCCGGCAAAAGTAGTCAGTGAGTACAAAACAGAAATTGAGGAGTTAAAATCTCAAAATGATGAATTAGCAAAAGCTCTGGGGAAGGCTACAATAGAGAGGGACTGGGCGTTGGGAAAGCTAAACGGCTTGGATATAGCAAATAAACGAGATCTTGTCGATTCCAAGCTGAAAGAATTATCAATGGCAAGACAATGCGAATTATTGAAGATAAATAGATCTATGCTTTATTATCAGCCCCAAATAATGAGCTTATACAACAAAAAGATTATGGATAGAATAGATGAAATATATACAGATAATCCAGAGTATGGTTATCGTTTTATTTATAAATCTTTATTAGAGGAAGGATTAAATATTGGTAGAGATCGTACTCTCAAATACATGGGTATTATGGGTATAGAGGCTATTTATCCAAAGAAAAAGAAATCTATCTCTATGCAGAATAAAGATCATAAGATATATCCATATCTCCTTGAGCCTTATTGGCAAATATATAACGGTAGTCGGTCTGTATACGTACCAAGATCAAATGAAGTATGGAGCGGGGATATAACATACATTAGAACCCCGATAGGCTTTATGTATATGGCAGCAATTATAGATTGGCACAGTAAAGCTATATTGAGTTATAAACTGTCAAATTCAATGGATGCAAGCCTTGTAACGAGTATTTTAGAAGACGCTCTTAGTAAGTACCCACCTCCGCTGATATTCAATAGTGATCAAGGTAGTCAGTATACCGGCTCAGAACATATAAAAATACTCGAGAAATACGGTATACAAATCTCTATGAACGGTAAAGGCAGAAGCATCGATAACATTGTTATGGAGAGATTTTTTAAGACTCTAAAATATAATTGTATATTTATAAATGAATTTAACAATATCTCAGAACTTAGGGAGGGGATTAACATATATGTAGATAAATATAATAATAGAAGATTTCATTCTAGTATTGGTTATAAAAAACCTATGGATGTTTATCTCAATGCATTACAAAATGCAGCATGA
- a CDS encoding MFS transporter gives MVQGLSAMGEVTGANIYITEITKPPIQYPAVTMTSICSALGGVFALAVATFVTSFNFNWRIAFGIGAVVAIVGAVARTRLRETPDFADAKRRVKKALAQIKRDPKILKENVIWTEKVNKKTALSLFFIECSWPVCFYLAYMYCGNILKNLFHFTPEQVIHQNFIVSLIQLFAWVILSYLSYKIYPLKIVRVRLVIFTIFILFCPYFLDNIQSSFQMLLIQSVIAVFGYMGTPAMPIFYKRFPVFKRFTYTTFAYALSRAFVYIVTAFGLAYCSEYLGNWGILVIVVPTAILFIYGLSHFEKLEKEDFNRFQKGEDHLRQAS, from the coding sequence ATGGTACAAGGTTTATCTGCCATGGGAGAAGTAACAGGAGCAAATATATATATTACTGAGATCACTAAGCCTCCAATACAATACCCAGCTGTAACGATGACATCAATTTGTAGTGCTTTAGGAGGAGTCTTTGCTTTAGCTGTGGCTACGTTTGTTACATCTTTTAATTTTAACTGGCGTATCGCTTTTGGGATTGGTGCAGTAGTAGCAATTGTGGGAGCAGTTGCTAGAACGAGGCTTAGGGAAACTCCTGATTTTGCAGACGCAAAACGTAGGGTGAAAAAGGCTTTAGCACAAATTAAACGAGATCCAAAAATTTTAAAGGAAAATGTTATATGGACTGAAAAGGTAAATAAGAAAACAGCTCTTTCACTATTTTTTATAGAATGCTCATGGCCGGTATGCTTTTACCTTGCATATATGTATTGCGGAAACATCCTTAAAAATTTATTCCATTTTACTCCAGAACAAGTAATTCACCAAAATTTTATTGTATCACTAATCCAGCTGTTTGCTTGGGTAATATTATCATATTTAAGTTATAAAATATATCCTTTAAAAATTGTAAGAGTAAGGTTAGTAATATTTACAATATTTATCCTATTCTGCCCATATTTTCTTGATAACATCCAATCTTCTTTCCAAATGTTGCTGATTCAGTCAGTTATCGCTGTATTTGGATATATGGGAACGCCTGCTATGCCAATTTTTTACAAGCGCTTTCCAGTTTTTAAACGCTTTACTTATACAACATTTGCATATGCATTATCGCGTGCCTTTGTATACATAGTTACTGCATTTGGACTGGCGTATTGTTCAGAATATTTAGGTAATTGGGGAATTTTAGTTATTGTAGTCCCGACGGCAATTTTATTTATTTACGGTTTAAGCCATTTTGAGAAATTAGAGAAAGAAGATTTTAATCGCTTCCAAAAGGGAGAGGATCATCTTCGTCAAGCAAGTTAG
- a CDS encoding guanosine polyphosphate pyrophosphohydrolase — MVSDYLFRTDILVTSILHDTIEDTDLTFEVIQTEFSPLVANQVVDLSRIKEGGNKISSAEMVKSLWLQKKYDLLLVKLFDRLHNIQTISVKSPEKIHKILEETISTFLVLAVYLNISNAEKEIIQLCSKYIHPNLLDEDDPLPFGSD; from the coding sequence ATGGTTTCTGATTATTTATTTAGAACAGATATACTTGTAACAAGTATATTACATGATACCATAGAAGATACTGATCTTACCTTTGAGGTGATTCAGACTGAATTTAGTCCATTAGTAGCAAACCAAGTCGTTGACCTTAGCCGAATTAAAGAGGGCGGTAATAAAATTAGCTCAGCAGAGATGGTCAAATCTTTGTGGTTACAAAAGAAATATGACCTTCTTTTAGTTAAACTATTTGATAGATTGCACAATATACAGACTATCAGCGTTAAATCTCCAGAGAAGATCCATAAAATATTAGAAGAAACTATAAGTACTTTTTTAGTCCTTGCGGTATACCTTAATATTAGCAATGCGGAAAAAGAAATCATTCAGTTATGTTCTAAATATATACACCCTAACTTGCTTGACGAAGATGATCCTCTCCCTTTTGGAAGCGATTAA
- a CDS encoding membrane protein, whose protein sequence is MIKIVPSLFFLAANYLFLKEAYFLSTFQEFASVTIFLLCSFLLISLISLVIPAIFFSCLVYLYLLIASIINYFKFYYKIVISSTLIQSVIHTDAREVSELFNLSFLIWFMLTGILPCILFWLTTKYTSLLRKKAKDILIIGTFLITGLVSNICILPANIHTFRYLSNALCSFMPFNYIISLKNYLSLYKTTNSAENITKVFTFEIDTTDQENLNVILVIGESARADRWGINGYQRNTTPNLAHLQNLITYKEAYSLATNTPLGIQSIMKKEGYYHLSSFIKVFDQLKFKTYWFSNQGTRYKLINLIAAEASENLFSDDIRISNTGNNYDTDLIPFVQDILVKNKNKSNMVVLHTIGSHRLYDLRYPNEFKVFNPTCINNELYYSTNECLDAEKLGNSYDNTIVYTDYFLSELIEILGETNSILIYISDHGESLGENGIYAHSYPFELAPIEQKHIPLIIWASKKFLAKKTNLDKFLNASKKTGIKVDQSSIFHSILDCVGIKSEAIDYNKSLCH, encoded by the coding sequence ATGATCAAAATCGTTCCCAGTCTATTTTTCCTTGCAGCTAATTACTTATTTTTAAAAGAAGCCTATTTCCTGAGTACGTTTCAAGAATTCGCAAGTGTAACTATATTCCTGTTATGTTCGTTTTTGCTTATCTCATTAATAAGTTTAGTTATTCCCGCTATATTTTTTTCATGCTTGGTTTACCTTTATTTGTTAATAGCCAGTATAATTAATTACTTTAAATTTTATTATAAAATCGTCATTTCCAGCACTTTAATTCAAAGTGTTATACACACAGATGCAAGAGAAGTTTCTGAATTGTTCAACCTCTCTTTTCTTATATGGTTTATGCTAACTGGGATTCTACCCTGCATTTTATTTTGGCTAACAACAAAATATACTAGTCTGCTGCGCAAAAAAGCCAAAGATATCCTTATAATAGGAACATTTCTAATAACCGGCTTAGTCTCTAATATATGTATCTTACCAGCTAATATCCATACGTTCCGTTACTTAAGTAATGCTTTATGCTCATTCATGCCTTTTAATTACATTATAAGTCTAAAAAATTACCTCTCACTCTACAAAACCACTAATTCTGCTGAAAATATAACTAAGGTTTTTACCTTTGAGATTGATACGACTGATCAGGAAAATTTAAATGTTATCTTAGTTATCGGGGAATCCGCCAGAGCAGATAGGTGGGGGATCAATGGTTATCAACGAAATACGACGCCAAATTTGGCTCATCTGCAAAATCTCATTACTTACAAGGAAGCGTATTCATTAGCTACCAATACTCCTTTAGGAATACAAAGCATAATGAAAAAAGAAGGATATTATCATTTATCTTCCTTTATTAAGGTATTTGATCAGCTCAAATTTAAAACTTATTGGTTTTCTAATCAAGGCACCAGATATAAATTAATTAATTTAATTGCTGCAGAAGCTTCTGAAAACCTATTCAGTGATGATATAAGAATTTCCAATACTGGTAACAATTACGATACCGACTTGATACCTTTCGTTCAGGATATATTAGTAAAAAATAAAAATAAATCTAATATGGTCGTTCTTCATACAATAGGTAGTCATAGATTATATGATCTAAGATACCCAAATGAATTTAAGGTTTTTAATCCTACATGTATAAATAACGAACTCTACTATTCCACAAATGAGTGTTTAGATGCAGAAAAATTAGGTAATTCTTATGATAACACAATAGTTTACACTGATTATTTTTTATCAGAATTGATCGAAATATTGGGAGAAACTAATTCAATTCTTATATATATTTCTGACCACGGCGAATCTTTAGGAGAAAACGGAATATATGCTCATTCATATCCTTTCGAATTAGCTCCGATAGAGCAAAAACATATACCTTTGATAATTTGGGCATCTAAAAAGTTTTTAGCTAAAAAAACCAATCTCGATAAATTTCTTAATGCTAGTAAAAAAACCGGAATTAAGGTAGATCAAAGCAGCATATTTCATTCGATACTTGATTGTGTAGGGATTAAGTCAGAAGCAATAGATTATAATAAAAGCTTATGTCATTGA